ACTGCCTTGAGTGCCTAAAACGCTTCGGATTTGCCTCTCAGTCGACAATATTTCCGAAGGATTGTTATTATACCAGACATCAATATTAACTATAAAAAACCCCATGTCTTTTGGGATTGCCTTTATAAAATCTTTAAGATGCGGTCCCATTCTGTCCTCGGGAGTTAAACTTCGGACAGCATCTATACAGGAAAACAAATTACGGCGTTGTGCATGCGTTAAAAGAACTTCATCGGGTAAATCATCTTCCCAAAGAGCGCGTTCGGCATTAAATTGGGCTATTGCCTCTTGATCCTCAAATTGCACTATCAATTTCGATTGATTTGATCCAGGTTCTGCCGTTTCTTCAACTAGAGACAACCTAAATTTATTAATTAGCAGTTCCAGAAGGTCACCCGATAAAGCTTCTCCAGATAGTTCCAACACCATCAGTTTATCTGTTTGAATTCCAATGTTCTTTCTGGAATCAAGAACATTTTTTGATGCTTGAGAGATTTCTTCTGATAGTTTTTGCCCATGCCGCTTTCTATCACGAACTGGAGGTTTTGGGGCTGCAGGGTTAGGCCGACCGCGGTAGGTAGAGACGGTCTCTTGACGCTCAATTTGAATATGATCATAATTTGCCATCTCATAACCCCCCTTAGTTAATATTGGCTTCTTCTCAAAGAAACTAATTTCTTTTGTTTTTCGACTGCAAATTCAATGTCTTTTTTGCTATATGTTCGTTTCCCATTAAGGATGCACCCTCGCATTATTGTTTTACATATATTTTCGACATCCGCATAAGAAAACGAATTGGTTTCATTCAAAAAGGACTCGAATACATGCGCTGGCCCATTAAATTGTTTTAGCCGCAAAATAAAAAGGTTTAGCTTTTCTTCGTTTGACGGCAAATCAAATTTAATCGTATCATCAAATCTGCGCCATATTGCATAATCCAAGGACTGTTCAAAGTTTGTTGCAGCAATAATAATTGAGCGTCCCCTAAAGCAATCAATTTGCTGTAAAAAAGTATTGACCACTCGTTTGATTTCGCCGTGCTCACTTGTGTCGCTCCTACTTCTGCCTATCGCATCAAACTCATCAAACAATATCACGAAACTATCGCTTTTTGCCAGATCAAAAACTTTTCTAATATTACTAGCGGTTTCTCCCAAATACGACGATACTAATGCGTCAAATCTTACATACATTAATGGAATTCCAATTTCAGCCGCAAGCACATTTGCGCACAATGTCTTTCCACAGCCAGGAGGGCCATAAAAAAGTAGTTTATTTATTGGTGCAACTCCGTTGCTAATTAAGATATCCCAATTCTGAAATTCTTTTATTACTTCCGACAGTTGAAGCATTTTCTCTTGTGGAAGAATAACATCATCAAAATATTTATCGGGATATATAATCTCAACTAGCCGTTCTTCTTTGCCTGATTTGGACAAATATGTGGGTTTCATTGTGGACATCGAGTGTCCAAAACTCTTCTGTGCACCGTTAAGAACCATTTCCAAGTCATCTGCTAAAATTGCATGGTTCTTTTTTCGCTCATCTGCAATAATCTCATGAGCGGTTTTCAAAAATGATTCTCTATCATTATTATTAAAGCTACTAAATAGCTTTTTCAACAAATCTGCCCTCGCCATGGTAGCGTCTCCTTTCCAAATTGCAATCAGAATCGAATAAAGCAGTTAGTATTTACTGAGTTCCATTATGATCATTTCCTCGATACCATTCTTTTTGCAATATTCGAGAAGTCGCATTTTTGCCAGTACACTAGGCTCAGTACGTCCATTTTCCCATCGATTTATTGTGGAGAAACTCACATTTAGTTCTCTAGCAAACTGCTCTTGAGTATATTTTTTTTGCTTTCGGATAGATTTTAAAATTTCAGAAAAGGGCATGTGAGTACACCTCCGTTACTGTAAATTATAGCATGTGCTATAGCAGACGACAAGTATCAACGTAAATATTTACAACATATACTCCTTGCTTTTTTGAAGATTTTTGTGTGAGGGTAGTAATAAATCTACATTTCTATGGAGCATATCATATTCCTTTTCTTCCTGCTGTATTTTACGAAGTTCCGCTTGCAGGGCGGTCTTGCAGGAGGAGAGTTCATCCAGTTCTGCTTTCAGCTTCTTGGCGGAAGGAAGTTTGGTGATCCCGGCCTCCTTGATGTCCCTGGCCGCCGCCTCAAATAAGATGATCTCACTCTCAAACCCACGCAGGAATTTTTCCTTGTCCTTTGACATTTTGTAACGGTCATAGATAGGCTTCAGTTTGCGGTAGGTGTCAATCTGTTTGCCCAGGAGGGCAAGGTCGGTGAGCTGCTGTTCCACATCCCGCAGGCTTTCCCTTGTGCGGATGGTGGCGGCGGCAATGGCGTCGCACCGTTCCTTCAATTCCTCATAACTGTCGATGCCGTGTTCGGTAAGAAAGTTCATGGTGGCGGCCGCACGTTTCAGATTCTCAATGGTCGCCCACCGTTGGTATCCGGCGCTCTGCTGGGCCTTGATATTATTCTGAATGTCAATGAGCAGGCTGACCTTCCCGCTGCGCTGCTGGGGCTGTCTGGAGGGGCGGATGCCTCCGGCAATGCGGGAGACAACGGCTTCTTCCGTGTAATCGGCACCCAGGGTTTTGAGCCGGGTAAACCTCTCCTGAGCCGGTGCCCTGGCGGAGATATACTTTCCCCGCTTGATCTCGTATCCTTCCCGCTGCAACCGGGCAAGCAAATCGTCTATGCTGGTGGACACGGGAATCAGCCGGTCAATGACGGCTTTCAGCTTTGCCTTATAGCTAGTGCCGTTCTGTACGGCCTGATGCTCAATATAGCTCTTGCCCTT
This DNA window, taken from Dysosmobacter welbionis, encodes the following:
- a CDS encoding AAA family ATPase, with the protein product MARADLLKKLFSSFNNNDRESFLKTAHEIIADERKKNHAILADDLEMVLNGAQKSFGHSMSTMKPTYLSKSGKEERLVEIIYPDKYFDDVILPQEKMLQLSEVIKEFQNWDILISNGVAPINKLLFYGPPGCGKTLCANVLAAEIGIPLMYVRFDALVSSYLGETASNIRKVFDLAKSDSFVILFDEFDAIGRSRSDTSEHGEIKRVVNTFLQQIDCFRGRSIIIAATNFEQSLDYAIWRRFDDTIKFDLPSNEEKLNLFILRLKQFNGPAHVFESFLNETNSFSYADVENICKTIMRGCILNGKRTYSKKDIEFAVEKQKKLVSLRRSQY
- a CDS encoding helix-turn-helix domain-containing protein: MPFSEILKSIRKQKKYTQEQFARELNVSFSTINRWENGRTEPSVLAKMRLLEYCKKNGIEEMIIMELSKY
- a CDS encoding relaxase/mobilization nuclease domain-containing protein, whose product is MAVTKTHPIKSTLKAAIDYICNPDKTDGKLLVSSFGCAAETADIEFEWTRRHAIDKGTHLGRHLIQAFEPGEVSPEEAHEIGLQLAKKILDGKYEFVLTTHIDKGHIHNHLIFNAVSFTDHKHYHSNKRSYHEIRRASDRLCREHGLSVIVPGRDKGKSYIEHQAVQNGTSYKAKLKAVIDRLIPVSTSIDDLLARLQREGYEIKRGKYISARAPAQERFTRLKTLGADYTEEAVVSRIAGGIRPSRQPQQRSGKVSLLIDIQNNIKAQQSAGYQRWATIENLKRAAATMNFLTEHGIDSYEELKERCDAIAAATIRTRESLRDVEQQLTDLALLGKQIDTYRKLKPIYDRYKMSKDKEKFLRGFESEIILFEAAARDIKEAGITKLPSAKKLKAELDELSSCKTALQAELRKIQQEEKEYDMLHRNVDLLLPSHKNLQKSKEYML